In the genome of Crassostrea angulata isolate pt1a10 chromosome 6, ASM2561291v2, whole genome shotgun sequence, the window AGGATATACATGAAGTCAGGAACATATTGCTTTGCTCTTGAGAGACACCATATGCAACATGTTGAGTTGTCTGTCTGGGTTACAGTTTGTTTGATCTCCTCTCTAAACAAGATGAATTTTTCCAAGCATGTTTCTAAATTCTTGAGGcagattattttatttgtgtgaGGCAGACACTTATCTTTCTGTAGACATCAAGAGGATCTCTGAATCACAAGTTATCATCTTCCTGCATGGAGGTAGTCCTTTTTTTTATCCACTGTAAAGATTGTTTTTCAGTTTATCACATTGGATTTGCTTTTaatagtgtacatgtatatgcttgatagtatgaaaaattattttgattgttaattatgagtttgaaaaattattagaTTTGAAGGTGTTGAGGGTAAAATGTATTACTATTGCTTTGGGGAGGGGCAGgagtgggaggggggggggggcagatgAATGTTCTTTTAGGGTTTCGTAGTTGCTGACTTAACTAATGGAGAAGAAACCAGGCTTGTTTTAGTGTGAGGTCATTCTTTGATCTAGAAGTCTATCAATCAATACTGGTGATAGATCAACAATGCACCAATTGGCAGGAATTTGTCAACATTCCAGCAGTGTTGAAATATCCAACAGCAGATATTATTGCTGATTCTTCTTTTCTTCTCTAAGTTTGTGATTGTTATAGATAACTCTAAATACAGTGGATCTATGTTGAGGATTTTTCCCCCTCAAATTGAATCGAACTTAGTTAACCTTCACAAACCCTGAGAAAAAATTGTGGTTGTAttatgtgtatacatgtaggtgtTATTATTAAATAAGGACCTGTCGTGCATGAAATCGCAAACTgtcaatgaaaaattaattatgcCTATGAAAATTATCTGTCATAAAGAAACCGTCTGTTAAGGGGGTTGTAATTTTCTCTTTGGATTATTTTTCAGATAAATAGCTGCAAAGAAAAGAAGCTCTTTACAGTTCCACGACCATCTGCATAATATTGGAATACGAGTCAAGGTTCATTGCAAGCAGTTCATCAACAGATAAATCGGAGAAGTTTTTACGGGTCTTCGAATTTTAAGTTTGTCAGTTGGTGGTGCTTTCAGATTTCAACAGCTGTTTTATACGCAGTTTATCACCTGTATGAATCATCAGGGTGCTGCAACTTCTGCTGCAAAAATAATACCGTAATCGATTATTTTTGTCTAGAAGAAAATTTATCTTCCAAGTGAAATTGACAAGATTATATAGTGTTTTCGAggagaaatcaaaataaaaaagggaaaaaagttATGTGCATAACTTAGTGGCTTATCTGATGTGAAGAAGTGATTTCATATTCTAAGCAGGATCTTACATCTCCTGAAAAACAACGCTAAAACCGGCAAAGTTATTTTATAGCTGTGAATCTGAAAATATTCCTCTTTACAAAGAGAGGGAATCTATTCGTACAAATATTTAAACCTAAAATACATACAACAAAAGGAATACAAGTgtattattatcgaaatatcatgATGATCAATTACTTCTTCAAAATATAAAGGAGCCCTAGGAATATTAATAAATCATGCATGAGAAATCTGGCGTGACAAGGGCCATTTCTCTGTGTTTTTTGTTGGATTGCCTGGATAAGTACAACAGTGGTTAAATTGAACAAATTCGGTGATATTATGATGGCTGGCCAGTCATGTGACACACAGTTAGGTAATCGTGGAGACTTGAAGTGATAATAAGAAATCTtgttatatcaagaaaaagataataaaaatgaCCAGCACTGGAGGGCAGAGTGATATTTACCATGCTAGGATGGTTCAGGTGATTAGCATGACCCCAGGTCAAAATTCCACACCAGTGCAAGGACAAACTAGAACAGTATATTCACAGCCCCAGGAGGGATATTCTATGAATCTGTTTAGTAATGATATTCATCACCGTCACCAATTAGACACTTCTTCACAAAAAGCAAAGATGGGAAGTGATGGGGAAAGGACCCCACCTCTACCTCCGAGGGCTaccaaaaatggcgggaaaccGAGCTCTGCTCAAGAGCGATTGAATCTAAATAACGGAAATCGTaactttttgacaaaatattttgagCAAAATTCTTACGCTCAAGGGAATAAAACTATTAATGGAGGTGTAAAACAATTGAGAGGAATTCTGAAAAAGTCAGATGCCCCAGTTCTTAGGGAAAATGATGTGGGGAGGGAAACTCCTCCCCCTAAATTACCTCCAAGAATTCGAAAAAGGCCAGTATCCTACCCAACCAAAGAGGAAGCATTGTCACCTCCAAATGGAATTATCCATGATAAGTCTAATGGTGAAAGGCAGTTTCCGCAACCTCTGACAAAGACGAATGTAACAAAACATGATCAAATATGGACAAAGGAGGAGAAGGACAAACCAATCAATAGTGTGTTAAGTCCCCCCCTGAATCACATCACTCCGGAATCCACTGAGGAAATGTGGGAGAAATTTGATCGGTTGGATGTTTTGGATTCAGCAAGTGACCATAGTGATTCTTCAGCGGATACAATGATTATGATGACCACAGAAGAGGAGGAAAAGAACCAGAGTCGAATCACACAAAGCATGCAGAAATTCAAAACACAAAAAGACCCAGTGTTTGATAGAAACATGCAAATTCAGTTTGAAAGTACTGGTAATAATGATTCAGTGGAAGAGAGCAAAAAATCCACCAAAAGCATCAGTCAGTTGTCTCCGAAATCTGAGGATACGGATGATGGTTACGGAACAAATTCAAGTCAAGGAACCACAGTGTCATCCCCATTGTCTTCAAGTTTAACGTCCCTAAATGTTATAACGGACACAGACATTTCGAATGTTCATGGAGCACCCAAGTTAGCCATAGCTACCTCAACATCTACGCAGCAGGAAAACAGTGCAATTCTCAACCCCTCAAAAACTACCTGGGCAGTCCGACGCAGGACCAAAATGGCCGAATCTAAAGAAAACGCTAGCTCCTTGCAAGAACAGCTCCGACAGCTTGCCATTATAGAAGAAGAGGAAAATACTCAAACTAACGATGTAAGTGGAAATAGTATGGACAGAGTGTCAAGGTCAAAGAACTCGAGCGTTAAACTGAGAAATTCTCCAGAGGAACCCAGTGTAGATGAAAGCATGGATTCAGTGACTTCTGACCTTGAGAAATTT includes:
- the LOC128186701 gene encoding uncharacterized protein LOC128186701, with amino-acid sequence MTSTGGQSDIYHARMVQVISMTPGQNSTPVQGQTRTVYSQPQEGYSMNLFSNDIHHRHQLDTSSQKAKMGSDGERTPPLPPRATKNGGKPSSAQERLNLNNGNRNFLTKYFEQNSYAQGNKTINGGVKQLRGILKKSDAPVLRENDVGRETPPPKLPPRIRKRPVSYPTKEEALSPPNGIIHDKSNGERQFPQPLTKTNVTKHDQIWTKEEKDKPINSVLSPPLNHITPESTEEMWEKFDRLDVLDSASDHSDSSADTMIMMTTEEEEKNQSRITQSMQKFKTQKDPVFDRNMQIQFESTGNNDSVEESKKSTKSISQLSPKSEDTDDGYGTNSSQGTTVSSPLSSSLTSLNVITDTDISNVHGAPKLAIATSTSTQQENSAILNPSKTTWAVRRRTKMAESKENASSLQEQLRQLAIIEEEENTQTNDVSGNSMDRVSRSKNSSVKLRNSPEEPSVDESMDSVTSDLEKFEGDLYDKMIDMDRNYRNYCGFDKDFDVKTADSKVLYFQDKVLKQNYGSDNYYNPRGYYGKEYGEAGSERLDSSMGSVGSLPRNMSLPRDYTSQENSSYRSSTSYSSGVGSVDGRFHQLTNMSMDNIRVPKNLTLPGMPGKGHFSSSDNLTQNGRRPLFASSADIQKLFQTRDNISDQLQRPASCRHSFHAMPCTQQWIVDAQNEADINVPRPRAASASVSSKSKSSWNPFGGMFSKKKNKSGGSSQDVTSKNKTRAETSPAQKPIIKSGTNVSSLPNGPLKRYAEKKGIEALPNSNAYDLPFRTVKQTAPSGSKLSTLV